One segment of Mugil cephalus isolate CIBA_MC_2020 chromosome 14, CIBA_Mcephalus_1.1, whole genome shotgun sequence DNA contains the following:
- the LOC125020051 gene encoding 1-acylglycerol-3-phosphate O-acyltransferase ABHD5-like, whose product MRRMAEEIQPTMEQSSWMLSWLPSWCPTSPTKLKDAEEKMLKTVKRPFSRQHVRISSSNYLWTLAFNAQPRPSSLSHPPRTPLVLLHGFGGGVALWAQNLDALSSSGPVYALDLLGFGRSSRPQFSIDPEGAEEQFVEALEEWREKVGLEDVVLLGHNLGGYLSAAYALKYPHRVKHLLLVEPWGFPARPENPHHTSIPVWIRAMGAVMSPFNPLAGLRLAGPLGPMLVQTIRSDFKQKYSSVFDDNTVSDYIYHLNAQTPSGETAFKNMTIPYGWAKRPMLERIDQVQAHIPISFIYGSRSSIDSDSGYAFKKTRPDVEITVIRGAGHYVFADQPEDFNQTVLQILARAEGKSKDEGTMQ is encoded by the exons ATGAGAAGGATGGCGGAGGAGATCCAACCGACCATGGAGCAGAG CTCCTGGATGTTAAGTTGGCTTCCTTCTTGGTGCCCCACTTCTCCTACTAAGCTCAAAGATGCTGAGGAGAAAATGCTCAAGA CTGTGAAGCGACCTTTCTCCAGGCAGCACGTCCGGATATCCAGCTCCAACTATCTGTGGACCTTAGCTTTTAATGCCCAGCCTCGGCCGAGCTCCCTGTCTCACCCTCCCAGGACTCCTCTGGTTCTGCTGCACGGTTTTGGAGGAGGGGTCGCCCTTTGGGCCCAGAACCTGGACGCTCTCTCCAGCAGCGGACCGGTCTACGCCCTGGACCTGCTGGGATTCGGCAGGAGCAGCCGTCCCCAGTTCAGCATTGACCCCGAGGGGGCGGAGGAGCAGTTTGTGGAGGCCCTGGAAGAGTGGAGGGAGAAGGTGGGGCTGGAGGACGTGGTACTGCTGGGACACAACCTTGGAGGATACCTGTCCGCGGCCTACGCGCTCAAATACCCGCACAG GGtaaaacatctgctgctggTAGAGCCGTGGGGATTCCCAGCACGTCCAGAGAACCCCCACCACACATCCATTCCAGTGTGGATCAGAGCCATGGGGGCAGTCATGAGCCCCTTCAACCCTCTAGCTGGACTCAGGCTGGCTGGACCTTTAG gTCCAATGCTGGTCCAGACCATCAGGTCTGATTTCAAGCAGAAATACTCCTCTGTGTTTGACGACAACACTGTGTCCGACTACATCTACCACCTGAACGCCCAGACTCCAAG TGGAGAGACGGCCTTTAAGAACATGACCATTCCCTATGGCTGGGCTAAGAGACCCATGCTGGAGAGGATCGACCAGGTCCAAGCGCACATTCCCATTTCTTTCATCTATGGCTCACGCTCCAGCATTGACAGCGACTCCGGATATGCATTCAAGAAAACCAGACCAGATGTTGAAATTACA GTAATCAGAGGAGCTGGCCATTACGTTTTCGCAGACCAGCCCGAGGACTTCAACCAGACGGTCCTCCAGATTCTCGCCAGGGCAGAGGGGAAAAGCAAAGATGAGGGAACAATGCAGTGA